In a genomic window of Phenylobacterium koreense:
- a CDS encoding ABC transporter permease, which produces MTPISLTPWDLAAAGSLIAFDAVLSIALRLDLHRRILWAAARMVVQLLAIGVLLRFVFDSRHPALTVAIVAAMAAIAAREMTVRTERRLPGPVGFGLSLGAVILATLVALGLALATAIRPTPWYDPRYAIAIAGIVLGSVLNAGSLTLDGVLSGAARERAAIEAQLALGASFRASTAPLLREALRRGLLPAVNQMSAAGVITLPGAMTGQILAGVEPMEAVKYQILLMFLLTGASALAAVVVGFGAMRLLTDDRQRLRLDRLVS; this is translated from the coding sequence ATGACGCCCATCAGCCTGACGCCCTGGGACCTGGCGGCGGCGGGCTCGCTGATCGCCTTCGATGCGGTTCTCTCCATCGCCCTGCGGCTGGACCTGCACCGGCGCATCCTGTGGGCCGCGGCGCGGATGGTGGTGCAACTGCTGGCGATCGGCGTCCTGCTGCGCTTCGTGTTCGACTCGCGCCATCCCGCGCTGACCGTGGCGATCGTCGCCGCCATGGCGGCCATAGCCGCGCGCGAGATGACGGTCCGCACCGAGCGACGCCTCCCCGGCCCCGTCGGCTTCGGCCTGAGCCTCGGCGCGGTGATCCTGGCCACGCTGGTGGCCCTCGGACTGGCCCTGGCGACGGCGATCCGGCCAACGCCCTGGTATGATCCGCGCTATGCGATCGCCATCGCCGGCATTGTCCTCGGCTCGGTGCTGAACGCAGGCAGCCTGACCTTGGACGGCGTGCTGTCAGGTGCGGCCCGCGAGCGCGCGGCGATCGAGGCCCAACTAGCCCTCGGCGCCAGCTTCCGCGCGTCCACGGCGCCGCTGTTGCGCGAAGCCCTGCGCCGCGGCCTGCTGCCGGCGGTCAACCAGATGTCGGCGGCCGGCGTCATCACCCTGCCCGGCGCGATGACCGGCCAGATCCTCGCCGGCGTCGAGCCCATGGAGGCCGTGAAGTACCAGATCCTGCTGATGTTCCTGCTGACCGGAGCCAGCGCCCTCGCCGCCGTGGTCGTGGGCTTCGGAGCGATGCGCCTCCTGACCGACGATCGACAACGCCTGCGCCTGGATCGGCTCGTAAGTTAA
- the rpsD gene encoding 30S ribosomal protein S4 — MSKRQSAKYKIDRRMGENIWGRPKSPINQRAYGPGQHGQRRKSKVSDFGLQLRAKQKLKGYYGNLTEKQFSRTYTEAARRKGNTSENLIGLLESRLDAVVYRAKFVPTVFAARQFVNHGHVLVNGKRVNIASYRVKVGDVISVRERSRNMALVLEALQSGERDTPDYVEVDLKGMTAKFVRVPEFSEVPYPVKMEPNLVIEFYAS; from the coding sequence ATGTCGAAGCGCCAGAGCGCCAAGTACAAAATCGACCGCCGGATGGGCGAAAACATCTGGGGTCGCCCGAAGTCCCCGATCAACCAACGCGCCTACGGCCCCGGCCAGCATGGTCAGCGCCGCAAGTCGAAGGTTTCGGACTTTGGCCTGCAGCTCCGCGCCAAGCAAAAGCTGAAGGGCTACTACGGCAACCTGACCGAGAAGCAATTCTCGCGTACCTACACCGAAGCGGCTCGTCGCAAGGGCAACACCTCGGAAAACCTGATCGGCCTGCTGGAATCGCGTCTGGACGCCGTCGTCTACCGCGCGAAGTTCGTGCCGACCGTGTTCGCCGCCCGTCAGTTCGTGAACCACGGCCACGTCCTGGTGAACGGCAAGCGCGTCAACATCGCCTCCTACCGCGTGAAGGTCGGCGACGTGATCTCCGTGCGCGAGCGTTCGCGCAACATGGCCCTGGTGCTGGAAGCCCTGCAGTCGGGCGAGCGTGACACTCCGGATTATGTCGAGGTCGATCTCAAGGGCATGACCGCCAAGTTCGTCCGCGTTCCGGAATTCTCCGAGGTCCCGTACCCGGTGAAGATGGAGCCGAACCTGGTTATCGAATTCTACGCGTCCTAA
- a CDS encoding NAD(P)H-dependent flavin oxidoreductase — MTLRALLDGLPIPILQAPMVGASSPEMALAVSRAGGLGSLGAGATAPDAIGPQVDAFRAQTDAPFGVNLLMAPPAAPGAEVVDKALERLAPWYAALGEPLPARPNSYAPDFEAQLEALIAARPPVASFTFGVLAHAQVERLQAAGTHVIGTATNVSEARAWAAAGADGICAQGFEAGGHRGHFLAELDASLVGTMALTALILDAVDLPVIAAGGMMDGRGVAAALALGASAAQLGTAFLLSDQTAASQPWRQAIVAAGDESTRLTRTFTGRYARGIENRFMRETKAMEEEAPAYPVQNRLTQPLRAAAAKAGDPGMISLWAGQAMRLAKPGDAGEMVKHWWAQAAEAADRLSARTGGRRPVG, encoded by the coding sequence ATGACCTTGCGGGCGCTGTTGGACGGCCTTCCCATTCCGATCCTTCAGGCGCCCATGGTCGGCGCGTCCAGCCCGGAGATGGCGCTGGCGGTGTCGCGCGCTGGCGGGCTGGGTTCGCTGGGGGCGGGGGCTACGGCGCCCGACGCCATCGGGCCGCAGGTCGATGCGTTTCGGGCCCAGACCGATGCGCCGTTCGGGGTGAACCTCCTGATGGCGCCGCCGGCCGCGCCTGGCGCCGAGGTGGTCGACAAGGCGCTGGAGCGTCTCGCGCCCTGGTACGCCGCCCTTGGCGAGCCCTTGCCGGCCCGCCCGAACAGTTATGCGCCCGATTTCGAAGCCCAACTGGAGGCGCTCATCGCCGCCCGGCCGCCGGTCGCTTCGTTCACTTTCGGAGTCCTCGCCCACGCTCAGGTCGAGCGGCTTCAGGCGGCCGGGACCCATGTGATCGGCACGGCGACCAATGTGTCGGAAGCCAGGGCCTGGGCGGCGGCCGGGGCCGATGGAATCTGCGCCCAAGGCTTTGAGGCCGGCGGGCATCGCGGGCACTTCCTCGCCGAACTGGATGCCAGCCTCGTAGGGACCATGGCGCTAACCGCCTTGATCCTCGATGCCGTCGATCTGCCGGTGATCGCGGCGGGCGGGATGATGGACGGCCGTGGCGTGGCGGCGGCCTTGGCGCTCGGCGCGTCCGCGGCGCAATTGGGGACCGCCTTCCTGCTCTCCGACCAGACCGCTGCAAGCCAACCCTGGCGGCAGGCGATCGTCGCGGCAGGGGATGAGTCGACACGGCTGACCCGCACCTTCACCGGACGCTATGCGCGGGGCATCGAGAACCGCTTCATGCGGGAGACGAAAGCGATGGAGGAAGAGGCTCCGGCCTATCCGGTGCAGAACCGCCTGACCCAGCCCCTCCGCGCCGCGGCCGCCAAGGCAGGTGATCCTGGGATGATCTCGCTGTGGGCCGGGCAGGCCATGCGGCTCGCCAAGCCTGGCGACGCGGGGGAGATGGTGAAGCATTGGTGGGCGCAAGCTGCGGAGGCGGCTGATCGCCTATCGGCTCGCACCGGCGGCCGGCGGCCTGTAGGGTGA
- a CDS encoding RNA methyltransferase: METARPPCIILNVPQLAQNIGAVARVMANFGLADLRLVNPRDGWPQERAWAAASGAEWPLNAARVYESVEDAIADLHLVYATTARPRELQLPVITPREAAANLSREVAGGRAVGLLFGGERAGLETSDIALCQAVVTLPIDPRFRSLNLAQAVAINAYEWRMTVETGAPPAFRDGPPPAEASALLGLYEHLERELDEAGFFHPPEKKPSMVQNLRSALGRARFSDQEVRTFRGVVTALSRGRGRALEKLARQRDVENKG; encoded by the coding sequence ATGGAAACCGCTCGTCCTCCCTGCATCATCCTGAACGTGCCGCAGTTGGCCCAGAACATCGGCGCCGTCGCGCGAGTCATGGCCAACTTCGGCCTGGCCGACCTGCGCCTGGTCAATCCGCGTGACGGCTGGCCGCAGGAGCGGGCCTGGGCCGCGGCGTCGGGCGCGGAATGGCCGCTGAACGCGGCCCGAGTCTATGAGAGCGTCGAGGACGCCATCGCCGATCTGCATCTGGTCTATGCGACCACCGCCCGGCCTCGGGAGCTGCAACTGCCGGTGATCACTCCGCGCGAGGCCGCGGCGAATCTCTCGCGCGAAGTGGCGGGCGGCCGCGCCGTCGGCCTGCTGTTCGGCGGCGAGCGGGCCGGGCTGGAGACATCGGACATCGCGCTCTGCCAGGCGGTGGTCACCCTGCCGATCGACCCGCGCTTCCGGTCGTTGAACCTGGCCCAGGCCGTCGCCATCAACGCCTATGAGTGGCGGATGACGGTGGAGACCGGCGCGCCGCCGGCCTTCCGCGACGGGCCGCCGCCGGCCGAGGCTTCTGCGCTGCTTGGCCTCTATGAACACCTGGAGCGTGAGCTGGACGAGGCGGGCTTCTTCCATCCGCCGGAAAAGAAGCCCTCCATGGTCCAGAACCTCAGGTCCGCGCTCGGCCGGGCCCGGTTCTCCGACCAGGAGGTGCGGACCTTCCGCGGCGTGGTCACGGCCCTCTCCAGGGGGCGCGGGCGGGCGCTGGAGAAGCTGGCTCGCCAGAGAGACGTGGAGAACAAGGGATGA
- a CDS encoding NADP-dependent isocitrate dehydrogenase: protein MAKIKVANPVVDIDGDEMTRIIWKWIKDKLIFPHLDIDLDYYDLGIEHRDATEDKVTVEASEAIKRHGVGVKCATITPDEARVEEFGLKKMWKSPNGTIRNILGGVVFREPIICKNVPRLIPGWTQPIIVGRHAFGDQYKATDFRVPGKGKLTMKWEGENGETLEHEVFDFPGGGVAMGMYNVDESIREFAHACLNYGLTRKYPVYLSTKNTILKAYDGRFKDIFAEIYEAEYAAKFKEAGLTYEHRLIDDMVASALKWSGGFLWACKNYDGDVQSDQVAQGFGSLGLMTSVLITPDGKIMEAEAAHGTVTRHYRQHQRGESTSTNSIASIFAWTQGLKHRAKLDGNEALAHFADTLEKVCVSTVESGSMTKDLALLVGDTQGWLTTEGFIDKVAANLDVALAKSAA from the coding sequence ATGGCTAAGATCAAAGTCGCGAACCCCGTCGTAGACATCGACGGGGACGAAATGACCCGCATCATCTGGAAGTGGATCAAGGACAAGCTGATCTTCCCGCATCTGGATATCGACCTCGACTACTACGACTTGGGGATCGAGCATCGCGACGCGACTGAGGACAAGGTCACCGTCGAGGCTTCGGAGGCGATCAAGCGCCACGGCGTCGGCGTGAAGTGCGCCACCATCACCCCGGACGAAGCCCGCGTGGAAGAGTTCGGCCTGAAGAAGATGTGGAAGTCGCCGAACGGCACCATCCGCAACATCCTCGGCGGCGTCGTCTTCCGCGAGCCGATCATCTGCAAGAACGTTCCGCGCCTCATCCCGGGCTGGACCCAGCCGATCATCGTCGGCCGCCACGCGTTCGGCGACCAGTACAAGGCCACCGACTTCCGCGTGCCCGGCAAGGGCAAGCTGACCATGAAGTGGGAAGGCGAGAACGGCGAGACCCTCGAGCACGAAGTGTTCGACTTCCCGGGCGGCGGCGTCGCCATGGGCATGTACAACGTCGACGAGTCGATCCGCGAGTTCGCGCACGCCTGCCTGAACTACGGCCTGACCCGGAAGTATCCGGTCTACCTCTCGACCAAGAACACGATCCTCAAGGCCTATGATGGCCGCTTCAAGGATATCTTCGCCGAGATCTACGAGGCGGAATATGCCGCCAAGTTCAAGGAAGCGGGCCTGACCTACGAGCACCGCCTGATCGACGACATGGTGGCCTCGGCCCTCAAGTGGTCGGGCGGCTTCCTGTGGGCCTGTAAGAACTACGACGGCGACGTCCAGTCCGACCAGGTCGCCCAAGGCTTCGGCTCGCTGGGCCTGATGACCTCGGTCCTGATCACGCCGGATGGCAAGATCATGGAAGCCGAAGCCGCCCACGGCACCGTGACCCGCCACTACCGCCAGCATCAGCGCGGCGAGTCGACCTCGACCAACTCGATCGCCTCGATCTTCGCCTGGACCCAGGGCCTGAAGCACCGCGCCAAGCTCGACGGCAACGAGGCGCTGGCCCACTTTGCCGACACCCTTGAGAAGGTCTGCGTCTCGACTGTCGAAAGCGGCTCGATGACCAAGGACCTGGCGCTGCTGGTCGGCGACACCCAGGGCTGGCTGACCACCGAGGGCTTCATCGACAAGGTCGCCGCCAACCTCGACGTGGCCCTGGCCAAGTCGGCCGCCTGA
- a CDS encoding DUF2939 domain-containing protein, whose translation MNARAARDIDLGRAVFRLIVTLIVGTALAFAAAPFFAFRAVQAAARDGDGHALSQLVDYPAVRQGLRDQVGTEPVAAPAPPDIWTDPVGAVKRAIEPIVPTPRSVEPYLSASGLYALSRGYAPSAAPAGDEGRRPPRLRYWDPNRARFLARPRGEKDPAKSVVFTFERRDWFTWKLVQIRLPEHP comes from the coding sequence ATGAACGCCCGCGCGGCAAGAGACATCGATCTCGGTCGCGCGGTCTTTCGGCTGATCGTCACTCTGATCGTGGGAACGGCGCTGGCCTTCGCGGCCGCGCCGTTCTTCGCATTCAGGGCCGTGCAGGCCGCCGCCCGGGATGGCGATGGGCATGCCCTGAGCCAGCTCGTCGATTATCCCGCCGTCCGTCAGGGTCTGCGCGATCAGGTCGGGACGGAGCCTGTCGCCGCGCCTGCTCCGCCGGACATCTGGACCGATCCGGTCGGCGCGGTGAAACGCGCCATCGAGCCGATCGTCCCGACGCCCCGCTCAGTGGAGCCGTACCTCAGCGCATCGGGCCTCTACGCGCTTTCGCGCGGCTACGCCCCCAGTGCGGCGCCGGCCGGCGATGAGGGCCGCAGGCCGCCGCGTTTGCGCTATTGGGATCCGAACCGCGCGCGATTCCTGGCCCGCCCAAGAGGCGAAAAGGATCCGGCGAAGAGCGTCGTCTTTACCTTCGAGCGCCGCGACTGGTTTACCTGGAAACTGGTGCAGATTCGTCTTCCGGAGCACCCATGA
- a CDS encoding ribonuclease T2 family protein: protein MRLVLAAIAASTLAGPALAQTCAIPRDIRAPVASPPPTREIVRDAPTASYMLALTWSPQYCAGRQNARSAQVQCRDNRFGFVLHGLWPNGAGSRHPRYCAPAQALQVSTVRKHLCMTPSADLLQHEWAAHGVCGWRTPEAYFKQAAELWGGLHKPSLSFANGRATTAGEIRRAFVAANPQLRRDGLYVKVAKGGWLEDVRVCYDLRFRPTACRGGLGAPDRATVKVRSARL from the coding sequence ATGAGACTGGTTCTGGCGGCCATCGCCGCCTCTACCCTGGCTGGCCCGGCGCTCGCCCAGACCTGCGCCATTCCCCGAGACATCCGCGCTCCCGTAGCCAGTCCGCCCCCTACCCGCGAGATCGTCAGGGACGCGCCGACCGCCTCGTACATGCTGGCGCTCACCTGGTCGCCTCAGTATTGTGCGGGACGGCAGAACGCCCGCAGCGCGCAGGTCCAGTGCCGCGACAACCGCTTCGGCTTTGTCCTGCATGGGCTTTGGCCCAACGGCGCCGGCTCACGACATCCGCGCTACTGCGCGCCGGCTCAGGCGCTGCAAGTCTCGACCGTTCGCAAGCATCTCTGCATGACGCCCTCGGCCGATCTGCTGCAGCATGAATGGGCGGCGCACGGAGTCTGCGGATGGCGAACTCCTGAGGCCTATTTCAAGCAGGCGGCCGAGCTTTGGGGCGGCCTGCACAAACCTAGCCTCAGCTTCGCGAACGGCCGGGCGACGACGGCCGGCGAGATCCGCCGCGCCTTCGTTGCGGCCAATCCCCAACTGCGCCGCGACGGGCTCTATGTGAAGGTCGCCAAGGGCGGTTGGCTGGAGGATGTCCGCGTCTGTTACGACCTGCGGTTCCGGCCCACGGCCTGCCGCGGCGGCCTGGGCGCGCCTGACAGGGCGACGGTGAAGGTGCGCTCGGCCCGGCTCTGA
- a CDS encoding PEPxxWA-CTERM sorting domain-containing protein — protein sequence MLKFLPAAAAAVTLSFTAAPAAEAAVTFSGNVANVTANNSGSGLEVQTGLYNSFNFDLDVGDNSGPIGLFTIWTNETDVAWGEDTSPRNIAVQFNFLQPDGPWSGGPVEGETFGFNFVISQGGAVTWDAPEIFTFGNGGQLKVTLNPTSFNEGWFGTTPGKKYGAVVSGNFEYVQAPMQSAVPEPATWAMMITGFGLAGATIRRRRNVLAAA from the coding sequence ATGCTTAAGTTTTTGCCTGCCGCGGCTGCGGCCGTGACTTTGAGCTTCACCGCCGCGCCGGCGGCTGAAGCGGCTGTCACCTTCTCTGGCAATGTCGCGAACGTGACGGCCAACAACAGCGGCTCGGGCCTTGAGGTCCAAACCGGCCTCTACAATTCCTTCAACTTCGACCTTGACGTCGGTGACAACTCGGGCCCGATCGGCCTGTTCACCATCTGGACGAACGAAACGGACGTCGCCTGGGGTGAAGACACCTCGCCGCGCAACATCGCCGTTCAGTTCAACTTCCTGCAGCCGGACGGCCCCTGGTCGGGCGGCCCGGTCGAAGGTGAAACCTTCGGCTTCAACTTCGTCATCAGCCAGGGCGGCGCGGTGACCTGGGACGCCCCGGAAATCTTCACCTTCGGCAACGGAGGTCAGCTCAAGGTGACGCTGAACCCGACGAGCTTCAACGAAGGCTGGTTCGGCACCACCCCTGGTAAGAAGTACGGCGCGGTTGTCAGCGGCAACTTCGAGTATGTGCAGGCGCCGATGCAGTCGGCGGTTCCGGAACCGGCGACCTGGGCGATGATGATCACGGGCTTCGGCCTGGCCGGCGCGACGATCCGCCGTCGCCGTAACGTTCTCGCCGCCGCCTGA
- the alaS gene encoding alanine--tRNA ligase has protein sequence MPSLNEIRTAFLGYFEKNDHLIIPSAPLVPQNDPTLLFVNAGMVPFKNYFTGAETPPAPRAASSQKSVRAGGKHNDLDNVGYTARHHTFFEMLGNFSFGDYFKEGAIEHAWTLLTKEFKLPPEKLCVTVYHTDDEAAALWKKIAGLPDEKIIRIATNDNFWSMGDTGPCGPCSEIFYDHGEHIPGGPPGSPDEDGDRFVEIWNLVFMQFEQFADGRRIDLPKPQIDTGMGLERIAAVLQGVHDNYDVDLFRTLIAASKDLVGDGTNGPSHRVIADHLRSTSFLIADGVSPSNEGRGYVLRRIMRRAMRHAHLLGAEEPLMHRLAPVLVAEMGEAYPELRRAEPVIVETLRQEEERFRRTLGRGMALLDEATANMKPGDMLSGETAFKLYDTYGFPLDLTQDAVRAKGLSVNLDGFEDAMKRQRELAREAWTGSGQAAQAAEWFGIRDRLGATEFLGYETTEATGKLLALVSGGAGVEKATSGETVLAVFDRTPFYAESGGQAGDVGEIEWAGGKARVLDTQKQAGDLFVHEIEVLQGELSVGAEVRLAVDPDLRTATRANHSATHLLHAALRNVLGPHVSQKGQMVDGERIRFDFSHGGPVTAEELDRIETEVNAVVRQNLPAVTEEMAPEKAIEAGAMALFGEKYGESVRVLSLGQALSGEGKYSVELCGGTHVARTGDIALFKVISESGVAAGVRRIEALTGEAARRWLVDQAGVAKSLADQFKVPVAEVGARVEALEAQRRKLEKELADAKRQLAMGGGGGGASGPEEIGGVQVIARVMEGVGGKDLRPIAEEFKKQLADGVIALVGAADGKAAVTVAVTGSAAGKFSAVDLAKAAVQAMGGQGAGGRPDFAQGGAPDGAKAAEGLAAIKAILSV, from the coding sequence ATGCCGAGCCTTAACGAGATCAGGACCGCGTTTCTGGGCTATTTCGAAAAGAATGATCACCTGATCATTCCGTCGGCTCCGCTCGTTCCGCAGAACGACCCGACCCTGCTCTTCGTCAATGCGGGGATGGTGCCGTTCAAGAACTACTTCACGGGCGCCGAGACGCCGCCTGCGCCGCGCGCGGCCTCGTCGCAGAAGTCGGTCCGCGCCGGCGGCAAGCACAACGACCTGGACAATGTCGGCTACACCGCGCGCCACCACACCTTCTTCGAAATGCTGGGGAACTTCTCCTTCGGCGACTATTTCAAGGAAGGCGCGATCGAGCACGCCTGGACCCTGCTGACCAAGGAGTTCAAGCTTCCGCCCGAGAAGCTGTGCGTCACCGTCTATCACACCGACGACGAGGCGGCTGCGCTCTGGAAGAAGATCGCGGGCCTGCCCGACGAGAAGATCATCCGCATCGCGACCAACGACAACTTCTGGTCCATGGGCGACACGGGCCCCTGCGGGCCGTGCTCGGAGATCTTCTACGATCACGGCGAACACATCCCCGGCGGTCCTCCGGGCAGCCCGGACGAGGACGGCGACCGGTTCGTCGAGATCTGGAACCTCGTCTTCATGCAGTTCGAGCAGTTCGCCGACGGCCGCCGCATCGACCTGCCCAAGCCGCAGATCGACACCGGCATGGGCCTGGAGCGCATCGCCGCGGTGCTGCAGGGCGTCCACGACAACTATGACGTCGACCTTTTCCGCACGCTGATCGCGGCTTCGAAGGACCTCGTCGGCGACGGCACCAACGGCCCGTCGCACCGGGTCATCGCCGATCACCTGCGTTCGACGAGCTTCCTGATCGCCGACGGCGTCTCGCCGTCGAACGAAGGCCGCGGCTACGTCCTGCGCCGGATCATGCGCCGGGCCATGCGCCACGCGCACCTGCTGGGCGCCGAGGAGCCGCTGATGCACCGCCTGGCGCCGGTGCTGGTGGCGGAGATGGGCGAGGCCTATCCGGAACTGCGCCGCGCCGAGCCGGTGATCGTCGAGACCCTGCGCCAGGAGGAAGAGCGCTTCCGCCGCACCCTGGGCCGCGGCATGGCGCTTCTGGACGAGGCGACCGCCAATATGAAGCCGGGCGACATGCTGTCCGGCGAAACCGCCTTCAAGCTCTATGACACCTACGGCTTCCCGCTAGACCTGACCCAGGACGCGGTGCGCGCCAAGGGGCTCAGCGTGAATCTTGACGGCTTCGAGGACGCCATGAAGCGCCAGCGCGAACTGGCGCGCGAGGCCTGGACCGGTTCGGGCCAGGCGGCCCAGGCGGCCGAATGGTTCGGCATCCGCGATCGGCTTGGGGCCACCGAATTCCTCGGTTACGAGACCACCGAGGCGACGGGCAAGCTGCTGGCCCTGGTGTCGGGTGGCGCCGGGGTCGAGAAGGCCACGAGCGGCGAGACCGTCCTGGCCGTGTTCGACCGCACCCCCTTCTACGCCGAAAGCGGCGGCCAGGCCGGTGATGTCGGCGAGATCGAGTGGGCGGGCGGCAAGGCGCGCGTGCTCGACACCCAGAAACAAGCCGGCGACCTCTTTGTCCATGAGATCGAGGTGCTGCAGGGCGAACTGTCGGTCGGCGCCGAGGTGCGGCTGGCGGTCGATCCGGACCTGCGCACCGCGACCCGCGCCAACCACTCGGCGACCCACCTGCTGCACGCGGCCCTGCGCAACGTGCTGGGGCCGCATGTCTCTCAGAAGGGCCAGATGGTCGATGGCGAGCGAATCCGCTTCGACTTCAGCCACGGCGGCCCGGTGACGGCCGAGGAACTCGATCGGATCGAGACCGAGGTCAATGCGGTGGTCCGGCAGAACCTGCCGGCGGTGACCGAGGAGATGGCGCCCGAAAAGGCGATCGAGGCCGGGGCCATGGCCCTGTTCGGCGAGAAGTACGGCGAGAGCGTCCGGGTCCTGTCGCTGGGGCAGGCGCTGAGCGGCGAGGGCAAATATTCGGTCGAACTCTGCGGCGGCACGCACGTGGCTCGCACCGGCGACATCGCGCTCTTCAAGGTCATCTCGGAGAGCGGGGTCGCCGCCGGCGTGCGTCGGATCGAGGCGCTGACCGGCGAGGCGGCGCGCCGCTGGCTGGTGGATCAGGCCGGCGTCGCCAAGTCGCTCGCCGACCAGTTCAAGGTCCCGGTGGCCGAGGTCGGCGCCCGCGTCGAAGCGCTGGAGGCCCAGCGCCGCAAGCTCGAGAAGGAACTGGCCGACGCCAAGCGCCAACTCGCTATGGGCGGGGGCGGCGGCGGGGCTTCCGGGCCCGAGGAGATCGGCGGCGTGCAGGTCATCGCCCGGGTGATGGAAGGCGTCGGCGGCAAGGACCTGCGTCCGATCGCCGAGGAGTTCAAGAAGCAGCTCGCCGACGGGGTCATCGCCCTGGTGGGGGCGGCTGACGGCAAGGCGGCGGTGACCGTCGCGGTCACCGGCTCGGCGGCCGGCAAGTTCAGCGCGGTGGACCTCGCCAAGGCGGCGGTCCAGGCGATGGGCGGGCAGGGCGCCGGCGGCCGACCGGACTTCGCCCAGGGTGGCGCTCCGGACGGCGCGAAGGCGGCCGAGGGCCTCGCCGCGATCAAGGCTATCCTCTCCGTCTAG
- the recA gene encoding recombinase RecA, with product MSQSALKLVGKEEGDKQRALEAAIAQIDRAFGKGSVMKLGEKSHIEVEAVSTGSLGLDLALGIGGLPKGRIIEIYGPESSGKTTLALHVVAEVQKAGGVAAFVDAEHALDPQYANKLGVNLDDLLVSQPDTGEQALEITDTLVRSGAIDVIVIDSVAALTPRAEIEGEMGDQLPGLQARLMSQALRKLTASISKAKTLVIFINQIRHKIGVMYGSPETTTGGNALKFYASVRLDIRRTGSVKVRDEILGNNVRVKVVKNKVAPPFREVEFDIMYGEGISKLGEIIDLGVKAGVIEKSGSWFSWNSTRIGQGRDNVREFLKNNPDIANQIERQVRGAREAIEEELLVGPTGDEGSDED from the coding sequence ATGAGTCAGTCGGCGTTGAAGCTCGTGGGAAAAGAAGAAGGCGATAAGCAGCGGGCGCTGGAAGCGGCGATCGCGCAGATCGATCGGGCCTTTGGCAAGGGCTCGGTGATGAAGCTTGGCGAGAAGAGCCATATCGAGGTGGAGGCGGTGTCCACCGGCTCCCTCGGCCTGGACCTCGCCTTGGGCATCGGCGGCCTGCCCAAGGGGCGGATCATCGAAATCTACGGTCCGGAAAGCTCGGGCAAGACGACCCTGGCCCTGCACGTGGTGGCGGAGGTTCAGAAGGCCGGCGGCGTGGCCGCCTTCGTCGACGCCGAGCACGCCCTGGATCCGCAGTACGCCAACAAGCTCGGCGTGAACCTGGATGACCTGCTGGTCTCCCAGCCCGACACCGGCGAACAGGCGCTCGAGATCACCGACACCCTGGTGCGATCCGGCGCCATCGACGTCATCGTCATCGACTCCGTGGCGGCCCTGACGCCGCGCGCGGAAATCGAAGGCGAGATGGGCGACCAGCTTCCCGGCCTGCAGGCCCGTCTGATGAGCCAGGCGCTGCGCAAGCTGACCGCGTCCATCTCCAAGGCCAAGACCCTGGTGATCTTCATCAACCAGATCCGGCACAAGATCGGCGTGATGTACGGCAGCCCCGAGACGACCACCGGGGGCAACGCGCTGAAGTTCTACGCTTCGGTTCGCCTGGATATCCGCCGCACCGGCTCGGTGAAGGTGCGCGACGAGATCCTCGGCAACAATGTCCGCGTGAAGGTGGTGAAGAACAAGGTGGCCCCGCCGTTCCGCGAGGTCGAGTTCGACATCATGTACGGCGAGGGGATCTCCAAGCTGGGCGAGATCATCGACCTGGGCGTAAAGGCCGGGGTCATCGAGAAGTCCGGCTCCTGGTTCTCCTGGAACTCCACCCGCATCGGCCAGGGCCGCGACAATGTCCGTGAATTCCTGAAGAACAACCCCGACATCGCCAATCAGATCGAGCGTCAGGTGCGCGGCGCCCGCGAGGCGATCGAGGAAGAGCTGCTGGTCGGCCCGACCGGTGACGAGGGTTCTGACGAGGACTAG